In Aquiflexum balticum DSM 16537, a single genomic region encodes these proteins:
- a CDS encoding glycoside hydrolase family 53 protein — protein sequence MNFPRLTIFIVVVHIILVGCQVDINDSTGENENKDQPVFYFGSDLSYINQILDKGGVYKVNSSPENPYRLFAEHGNDLVRLRLWHNPTWTSTIYGDSNSPMYNDLLDVERAIASSKEQGMKTMLDFHYSDIWADPGRQEIPEAWKAITDLEILKDSVYQYTFKTLKYLDQKGLMPEFVQIGNETNCGMMYTDAPEGFPKLNVCEGNWSNFRAIVNSSINAIRDASAQKDTKIIFHVADPVHVDWWFENLTAGGLVRDFDIIGFSYYPIWHTGVPFSQLFSKISSFRSKFGKDIMMLETAYPWTAEGNDDYTNIFGGQTPLVGYPFTKSGQLAILKKMTQELISAGAIGIIYWEPAWISSPMKDLWGTGSSWENCTFFDFTGNLHEGIDYMLHDY from the coding sequence ATGAATTTTCCCAGATTAACCATTTTTATTGTTGTTGTGCATATCATCCTTGTTGGTTGTCAGGTAGATATCAATGATTCTACTGGGGAAAATGAAAATAAAGACCAACCTGTTTTTTACTTTGGATCAGACCTTTCCTATATCAACCAGATTTTGGATAAGGGTGGCGTATATAAGGTTAACAGTTCTCCTGAAAACCCATATCGTTTATTTGCCGAACATGGCAATGATCTTGTGCGGTTGCGGCTATGGCACAACCCCACATGGACGAGTACCATTTACGGTGACAGCAATTCACCCATGTACAATGACCTTTTGGATGTAGAAAGAGCAATAGCCTCATCAAAAGAACAGGGAATGAAGACCATGTTGGATTTTCACTACTCGGATATCTGGGCGGACCCGGGTAGACAGGAAATTCCCGAAGCCTGGAAAGCAATTACTGATCTTGAAATATTGAAGGACTCTGTTTACCAATATACTTTCAAAACCTTGAAGTATTTGGACCAAAAAGGACTTATGCCAGAGTTTGTACAGATCGGCAACGAGACCAATTGTGGGATGATGTATACTGATGCACCGGAAGGATTCCCTAAACTCAATGTATGTGAAGGAAATTGGTCTAATTTCAGAGCCATTGTCAATTCATCCATAAATGCCATCAGGGATGCTTCTGCCCAAAAGGACACCAAAATTATTTTCCATGTAGCAGATCCCGTTCATGTGGATTGGTGGTTTGAAAATCTTACTGCCGGGGGATTGGTAAGGGATTTTGACATTATAGGATTTTCATATTACCCTATTTGGCATACAGGCGTTCCATTCAGTCAACTTTTCTCAAAAATATCATCCTTTAGGTCCAAATTCGGGAAGGATATCATGATGTTGGAAACGGCCTATCCCTGGACAGCCGAAGGAAATGACGATTACACCAATATTTTTGGAGGACAAACACCACTGGTTGGATATCCCTTTACCAAGTCCGGGCAATTGGCCATACTCAAAAAAATGACTCAGGAATTGATAAGTGCAGGAGCCATTGGAATCATCTATTGGGAACCTGCTTGGATAAGCTCCCCCATGAAAGATTTGTGGGGTACCGGCTCTTCTTGGGAGAACTGTACCTTCTTTGACTTCACCGGAAATCTTCATGAAGGAATTGATTACATGCTTCACGATTATTGA